In Dama dama isolate Ldn47 chromosome 22, ASM3311817v1, whole genome shotgun sequence, the genomic window GGGCTTTAGAGTCATCAGACTCGCTGATGGAGGCGGACCCCGGGGGGCAGAACACAGGGGATGCCTTCCAGGCCGACAGCACAGGCGACCTCAAGGGAACGGGTCTCGGCCACTCACTGCCAGGCTGCCCTTGTCACAATAGCCAaagtgaggaaggaagaaaaataatataagaaaaattCTGTCTATACataccatggactattactcacttaaaaaaggaagcaagttcttttttaaaaaattattttaaaaggaagaaaattcagaCACATGCTACAGCCTGGATGTGCCTTGGAGACATTATGTTCAGTGAAATAAAACAGTTACAAGAAACTtattgtattttctgtttttattaggtTTGCAGAGTAGGCAAATGGATAAAGACAGAAAGggtggtggttgtcaggggctgtgGGAGGGGGAGGTAGAGTTAAGGTCTAGTAGAGTCTCAGGTTTCAGGAAGAAATAATAGGGGGatgaatggtggtgatggctgcacaatatataaatgtatttgatACCACTcacctgtacacttaaaaatggttaagtggtaaattttatgttgtgtatattttaccacaggaagtaaaaaagaaagaaagaaaatcctatcacaaaggacaaatattgtatgattccactcacATGAGGTCCTGAGAGGAGTCAAATTCATAAAAATCAGGGGTACACTGGTGCTTTCCAGgggtggagaggagggagaaTGAGGTATTAGTTTATAATTGGTACAGAGTTTCATTTTTGATGTAAACATTCTGTGGATGGATGGTGACGCTGGTTGTACAATGATGTGAGTGTCCTTAATACCActgacctgtacactgaaaagtgggtaaaatggtaaatttgatgattttaaaattaaaacaaattgttAAAAAGCTGAGCCTTTATGGGGTAACATAACACCTGAACCCTTTACAGTGCGTaaaacactttcacacacacCGTTGTGCAAACTACCTCAGCCCTGTAATGGAAACATTTGCTATCTCAATGTCACCTGGCAAAACTAAGGTTCAGACTTGCCCCCAAATGGGGCAACAGGCTGGTCGGTCTTTTTTCTGGACAATCCCATTCCTTAGAAGAAGAGTAATCCTTAAACATTCCAGTAGTCTAAAAATGTACTTTCCTTCCATAAATGCTCCCTGAGAGCTCGAGATGAGTCATAAACATCAATTACCTCTTGTTCAAAGAAGTGAGCTCAAGGACCGAGCCCCTAGGGGCCACAGGGAGCTGAGTCTGGCGGGGCCAATGGGGAACCTCTGTGACTGGCACCAAGTGTCAACTCATTTCTGCAACAGCCCCACCTCGGGGGAAAGCTGCCTGAACTCTTCACAGAGACTCTGGGGCCCACTCTTCTGTGTCCACATCTGTCCATCTTCCATGAGTGGGGAGAGAATTTGGCATCACGCAGCCCTCCTTGATGGGgataaaatggaagcagtgacacacttcattttcttgggctccaaaatcactgtagatggagactacagccatgaaactaaaagacatttgcttcttggaaaaaaagttataaccaacctagacagcgtattaaaaagcagagacatcactttgctaacaaagtcccctatagtcaaagctatgattttcccagtagtcatgtatggatgtgagagttggagcctTCTTtgtagaaggctgagtgctgaagaactgatgcttttgaactgtggtattggagaagactcttgagagttccttggactgcaaggagatccaaccagttcatcctaaaggaaatcagtcctgaatattcattgaaaggactgatgctgaagctgaaactccaatactttggtcacctgatgtgaagcgctgactcatttgaaaagaccctgatactgggaaagattgaagacggaaagagaaggggacaacagaggatgagatggttggatgtcatcgtcaactcaatggacatgagtttgagtaaactccgggagttggtgatggacagggaggcctggcatgctgcagttcacagggtcgcaaagagtcggaaatgactgagtgactgaactgaactgaagaacttataaaaaattaaaaaaaaaaaaatgtacatagatacatgtataattgaatcactttgctatatacctgaagctaatacagtattgtaaatcaactatactttaataaaacatggaaacaaacaaCTCACTACCCAAAGAGTTCAAAGGTGAGTTGATGCTGGCGAAGTAGGGCTAGAGACCGTCACCAGGGGGAAACCCTTCTTGCTGGAACATCAAACCCTGGGGAGGGCGACAGAGGAGCCCCTGCTACTTGTGCTGGATCTCTGCAATCCTAACTCTTTGGCTTTCTCCCGTTTTCAAAGCTCCCCTATTCCTGGCCTCTCACTGCTCGTCTCCCTGTCTCTCCCTTATTCTGCCCTCCGTGTCTGCTTTAGTCCAAAACAAGTGGTTTCTCCCCGTGACCCTGCACATTGCCTGGTCCCTGCATTGCTCTAGGGGTGGCCAGTCAGGCCCTATTGCAGACTCTCATAGATCCAGGTGAGCTCCTCCAGCTTTGTCTCCAGCTCCCGGGCTTTCTGCCTCATGTTCTCAGCTGATGCTGTCTTTGCCCCCTCCTGCAAGTCCTGTATGTCTTTCACCAAGGAGTACACGTCCAGCGCCAAGAATAAACCTGACGCGACTCCACGGCCGATGCGGGCTGCTCTACTCATTGCCCGAGCTGTGCCTCCAACATGTCCTCTCATGTGGGCACTTAGGACAGAGACTCGCCCGGTGGTTAGGTAGTGCTGAGCAGCGGCTACAAATTGAGGGTTGCCTCTGGCCACCCTGGTGGCATGAATGTATCTCCCAAAGTCTTTAACTTGGTAGAGATTCCATCCATAGGCAATCATTTCGGCTGTGTTAATATGACTGGCCTGCGTTTCTGCTGATGACGTGTTTATCTTTTCCACCACCATGGTGGACACACCTGTCACAGCAGATGCTGCTCCCAGCCCTATTCCAGCAGCTGAGAGTCCCAGACTGAGGCCCGCTGTAAAGGGTGCCAGGATTAGCCCAAGGATGCCAAGGGCACCAGACGCAATGCCGGTGGAGGAGGCTACCACATTGGAGATGGTGCAGTCCCTGTGCACCTTGTCAACATGGTCTGCGAGCTCACGGAGTTTTCTTATGCTCCTCTTCAGCTCCTGTTTTACCTGAGGAAACTCCTTCAGAAACCTCTCCTTTTCCTGCTGGTATTTTTGAAGCCTGTCTGGGTCCTCCCTGGCCAAGTCTGTTTGCAGCTTGAT contains:
- the LOC133043340 gene encoding apolipoprotein L3-like encodes the protein MSSKDPRDHSESQNFFEDVIEYFQESVTLEQLQFLLTEDKPWKNSVTEAGLSREEADVLRVFLIKLQTDLAREDPDRLQKYQQEKERFLKEFPQVKQELKRSIRKLRELADHVDKVHRDCTISNVVASSTGIASGALGILGLILAPFTAGLSLGLSAAGIGLGAASAVTGVSTMVVEKINTSSAETQASHINTAEMIAYGWNLYQVKDFGRYIHATRVARGNPQFVAAAQHYLTTGRVSVLSAHMRGHVGGTARAMSRAARIGRGVASGLFLALDVYSLVKDIQDLQEGAKTASAENMRQKARELETKLEELTWIYESLQ